AGTAGGTCATCATCCTCAACCGTCACCGACTGTTGGCCAAGTGTACGCCGCATCGTTTCATTGTCGATGTACCTCCCGGACAAGGAAAAAAAGTCACTCATTGTCATTGAGTGAAAAAGTAACTGGTTTGCCCTTGCTGCCGTCGGATCGATATCGCGTATCGAGCGATCGATGGCCTTCATGACGTATCGCTGCATAGCCCACATCTTCTGACCGCAACCAGTGACGCCAGCCAATTCAGCCAACACAACACAACGGGCCTTGTTGACCCAGATATTCAGGAATTGGTCAACATCGATTTCGCTCGTGTCCAACCGCAACGACAGAAAATGATCAACCGATTCCAAAAGCGACACTGCTTCATCATGGCAGCCATTGCGAATTAAAGCATACGTGATTGGAAGTGCATCGTGTGGATGAACGATTAGCGAACCGTACCGCGTTGCATTCAATATTGCTTCGGCCGGCCGCCCCAGGCCGATCAGTGCGTCAGCCAGCAGGCCAGCGGACTGCGCAAGAAGATGGTCATAGCGAAAAGAAAGCCGCTGAGATAACAGTAGAAGCCGATTCACAGCGACGGGATCACCGATGCTGGTAGCCGTGTCGACAGCATCGGCGACATCTGCAAGGACATTGTCGGGTGAAACTCCGCATTTCACACATACGTCTGCCCAGTTCTGTGTGCAGATGGAGGCGATTGATTGTCTCTGGGCGTAGTTGCCGCGAACGTGATGATAAACGGAGTTAACTTTCCCGTAGGTTGCTGTGTCGCCACTCAATCCGTACGCGGCGAAACGACTGTGAGTGACCTCTCCCAATTCCTCTGTCTTCGAAGCGACGAACTCACGAAAGGAATCGTGGTACACTTCAACTTGGTCAGATTGTACTAGGAGATGTTTTATCCCGGCGATACTGCTGGTGAACGCCGTTCGCTCCTGCTGGTTTAAGACTCCAACCAGCTCGGATCGATCAATTGGTTCCCTCAGCCTTGCAATCATGGCCAACAGGTTAACGGAGTGTGGATCATCGAGTATGCGTGTCCAAAGCTGTTCGTAATAAGTCTCTATGCTGTCTACGAACGTTGGGAACTGATCTAGATCCTCAGCAGATGGATTCGCCTTGGCAAACTGAATTAAGTAGTTCAGGTAGAGTGGATGACCATTCGCCTTGACACAAAGCGAGTGAATAAAGACGTAGTTCGATGCCAACGCCTCCGGCAAGACTTCACTGCAGTACGAAAGACACACTTCCAACTCAAGCTTTGGAAGTTGGACTGCGTCACCGCTGGAGACACGTTCTCTCAGTGTTGCTCCCAGAACTTCGACACTCTGTCCTGACAGAACGATAACTACGTTTTCTGGAAGTCTAGCAGGAAGTATCCCCATGAGTTTGCCGAGGGAATTGGCGTCAATTTCATCAAGCCCGTCGAGGAACAATGTAAAGACGCGGCCAGCTGCGCTGCTTTGTTTTCCTGCGTCTTCCAGCAGACGGCTTGTCAGTTCAATGAGCTCGTCGTATCGATGTCGTTCAAACCGGGGCGGTCGACCACCAAAAATTGCTGCCGTCTTCGTGATGAGCCAGTCGAAGAAGCTGTCTGGCTGCGCGCGATAAACGGGGTTTGAGGTGACGTTGGGTGAGGTGGTACAGGTTTCAGGGACAGGTCATTCTCTTATTTTGGGAGATTGATGATCTGTTCGAACTGAGCTGGCGACCTGTAATCGAGGCTGGAGTGTCTGCGTTCGTGAACGTAGTAGCGGACGTATTTTGACATCTCTCTTCTTGCCTCTGCCTTGCTTTGGTAATCGGTCATTTCGAGTTCGTTCTTGATCGTTCCGAAGCAGCTTTCCATGGATGCGTTGTCATAACAGTTGTCAGCACGGCTCATGCTTTGTGTGATTGCTGCCCGACGAAGAATTGATCGGTATTCATTGCCAGCGTACTGGCCGCCTCGATCCGTGTGGTGAATCAATCCAACGTCAGGCTGTCGTTCTTTGATGCTCGAACGCAGTGCTTTGAGGACCAGCTGTTCCGTCATGTTGTTATCCAGATGCCAACCAACGATCCGCCGGGAAAACAGATCCATCAGCATCGCCATGTAGCAAAACGTCCCGTCAGTCAGCGGGATGTAGGTAATGTCTCCAACCCAAATTTGATTGATCGTTGTTGGGGCGTCCGCATCGAGCAACAGGTTCGGCGAATAGCCCAGTCGATGACGGCTGTCTGTCGTTTTTGGAACGAACGACTTCGGCTGAATTGCCTTTAATTTAAGGGCTTTCATGACATTCGAGACCTTCCTGCGATCACAGGGAAGTCCCATTTCCTTGAGGTCTTCGGCAATGCGACGAGCCCCGTAGCGGCGGCGGTGACACTTAAAGATGACTCTTATCAACGGAGCCAGTTGAGCATCCTGTTCTTCAAAGATCGTGGGCTCAGCAGTCTGCCAGGCATAAAACGAAGTTCGGTTCACACCGAGATGACGACAGACTTCGGCCACGTTTCCATGACCTTCCTGAACAATCGCTTCAACGGCCGCATAGACGTCAGCTATTCGTTGCGGCCGAAAATAGCCAACGCTTTTTTTAGTATGTCCCTCTCACGTTCGACACGCCGCAGATCGGCTTCGAGGTCCTTGACCTTAGCCTCCAAAGAGCTTGCCACTGGACCACTTTGTTCCAGCTGCTCCTGTTTCCAGCGATACAAAACGTTGACGTTTGAAATGCCCAACCGGTCCACAACCTGAGGAGCCGTGTACCCATCCAGAAGCAGCTGCACGGCTTCTTCTTTGAACTCATCCGTGTACTGACGGCGAGACGATTTCTTGACTGATGTTTTTTTCTTCCGAGACATCCTGAGGTCCTTTCTACGGACTCAAAATAAGAGATTCACGTGTCCCTGAAACCTGTACCACCTCAGGGCTCACGAAGGCAATAGGAGCCGACATGCGCAATCTCCTCAGCGTTCGGTACAAACTGATCGCAGAACGTCGACTTTCCCCCGCCTGGATTCCCTTCGATAAAGAGGTATCGCGTGGACGACCGAAGTATTCTCTCTTCCAAGGAATTCTGGAAGCCATCCCAGTCCGGAAGGTAAGCTTGTGCATCCGAGGACTCATCTGATTCTGTTTCGAGTACCTCGTAACACTGCAGAAAGCCACTCAATTGGCAAAGGCTTATGGCGGCGACTGTTCCGTTCACGGTGATTCGTAAAAGTCCAACTACGAAATCGTCGACGATAACTGCAGATCCCGACAATCCCTTGTAGGAATCAAGACGTGCCTCAGGCGATACCGTCAGGTCTAAATCAATTCCACATCTTGGCTCAGGCAATGTGGTTGCAATCGTCCCGGTCAGACGGTGGCCGATCATCGTTTTTCCTGTTGGAAATCCGAATGTAAGCCAAGTTTTCCCCTCCCGTGGCACACTGTCCTGAATTGGCAGTTCTTTGCGATCAATGCTAGCCGCAAATGAAAGGAGTGCAGTATCCAATTCGGAGTGTTCAGCGACAAGCGTTGCTTCACAAACCTGCTCTTGATCGCTTGCCGCGACTGCATAGAACGTCAGTCGGATTGGTACATCTTTTTCGATCGCTGGAATAATGCTGTGCCGCGCTGTGAGCACGCGGTTATGTGATACTAGCCACGCTGTCGCGGACTCGCCACCACAGGCGACAAGACACGTCGCAGAACGCAGTTGACTTTCTAATAAAGAACTCATTCGGGAAGCTCAATTTCTTGGCAAGCTTCGTGAATCGAGAACGATGCATTCGACTTGCTCACATACGACTTCATTGCCTCAGATTCTGGTGTCGGATGACTGAAGAAAAGATCTCGATGGAAGGCTGCAGGGCGATCCACGATCGCACGTAACACTGGTAAGTCTGGGTGGTTGTGTCGACTCCCATTCGTAGAGATTAGGAATCGGGGAGCGTCAAAAAGCTCAAGAAACCTTGGGCTTGTATTGCGATACGCTCCGTGATGCGAGACTTTGATGAGATCAAAGACTGGCACCGGTGACGCTGCTGATTCGAACCACGAAACAGTGTCTTCTGAGAAAGAGTCGCCTAGAAACAATAGCCTAAAACATCCCGTCGTTAGAACGAAGGAAATTGAACTGCCGTTTGTGACCGAAGTGTCGGGCTCATATATCTTGCACAAATCAGCGTCGCTCAACTGTCGCGACGAAATCTGCTGCACTGAAACCCTAGGCGGATTGCGCGACATTGGATAAGATGGTATAGATGGCAACCTTCAGTGTCAGTGTGATGTTTCACGCTGCTATGTGTGCTGAAATGTTTGAGCCGCGAAAGGATTCCTGCCATGCCTTTGTCCACCAGTTTTGTCGATCATTTCTCTGATGTTACGGATCCAAGGCGCGGTGAGCCGGTCTATCCGCTTCAAAATATTCTGTTCATTGCAGTCTGTGCTGTGATCAGTGGCGCGGATGATTTTGTCGCGATTGCGAAGTTTGGCAGAACGAAACGAGATTGGTTTGCGAAGTATCTCGATCTGTCCGCAGGGATTCCGTCGCACGATCGTTTCAACGCCATC
This DNA window, taken from Fuerstiella marisgermanici, encodes the following:
- a CDS encoding transposase translates to MSRKKKTSVKKSSRRQYTDEFKEEAVQLLLDGYTAPQVVDRLGISNVNVLYRWKQEQLEQSGPVASSLEAKVKDLEADLRRVERERDILKKALAIFGRNE
- a CDS encoding IS3 family transposase, encoding MADVYAAVEAIVQEGHGNVAEVCRHLGVNRTSFYAWQTAEPTIFEEQDAQLAPLIRVIFKCHRRRYGARRIAEDLKEMGLPCDRRKVSNVMKALKLKAIQPKSFVPKTTDSRHRLGYSPNLLLDADAPTTINQIWVGDITYIPLTDGTFCYMAMLMDLFSRRIVGWHLDNNMTEQLVLKALRSSIKERQPDVGLIHHTDRGGQYAGNEYRSILRRAAITQSMSRADNCYDNASMESCFGTIKNELEMTDYQSKAEARREMSKYVRYYVHERRHSSLDYRSPAQFEQIINLPK
- a CDS encoding S1 family peptidase; the encoded protein is MSSLLESQLRSATCLVACGGESATAWLVSHNRVLTARHSIIPAIEKDVPIRLTFYAVAASDQEQVCEATLVAEHSELDTALLSFAASIDRKELPIQDSVPREGKTWLTFGFPTGKTMIGHRLTGTIATTLPEPRCGIDLDLTVSPEARLDSYKGLSGSAVIVDDFVVGLLRITVNGTVAAISLCQLSGFLQCYEVLETESDESSDAQAYLPDWDGFQNSLEERILRSSTRYLFIEGNPGGGKSTFCDQFVPNAEEIAHVGSYCLREP